In the genome of Kallotenue papyrolyticum, the window TCGACGGCGCAACCCGTCAACCTACGCGATCTGTGTCATCTCCGAAGGCGCGTCGATGATCGGCGGGCAGGTGGTTGAGTATGGCCAGGAGGATGCCTATGGCCACCGCAAGCTGGGCGGTATTGGGCTGATCACCGGCGAGGCGATCAAGCGTATCACCGGCATCGATATTGTGTACCAGCAGCTTGCCTACCTGATGCGCGCGGGCGCGCCCGACTCGCTGGATCGCATGGTAGCGATCTCCTATGGCCATCTGGCGATGGATCAAATTCTGCAGGGCCAGCGTGGGCGCATGGTGGCGCTGCGCAACGGGGTGTATACTACGGTGCCGCTCGACACGATCCTGCAGGGGGTCAAGCGTGTAGACGTGGCCGAGCTGTATGATGCCGAGCAGTACCGTCCGCGCGTGACCAATATGCTCGGCAAGCCGATGTTTCTGTACTGAAGCGCTCTCTGCAACAGCGCGCGCCGCGCCGAATGTGCTCCGGCGCGGCGCGCGGCAAGACGCTAGACTTCCTCTTCTTCCTCGTCGGTGGAAATCTCGGATTCGAGCGCTTCTAGGCCGACTTCCTCTTCCTCGCTGCCGCCGCGGAAGAAGTCGTCCTCGCCTTCCTCGACCAGCTCTTCCTCGAGCAGCTCTTCCTCCTCCTCTTCCTGCAGCTCATCCACCTCCAGGTCGAAACGGGCTGCGCCCTCGCCACGGTAGGTGCGGAAGTGGGCGATATCGCCGCCGAGCCGCCCCGGGAAGGAGACCAGGTGGCGCTGTTCGGGATCTTGATAGACCTCGCGGATCAGCACTTTGACGGTGCCGGGCTCGACGCTGGCGACGACTGCGGCGTAGCGGTTGCCGCGCTCGATCAGCTCGATCAGCCGGCGCGCCAGCAGCGGTTCGAGCTGCCCGACGCGCGCGCCGGTGCTGTCGCGCAGAAAGACCTCCTGCTCCTCGATATCGATCTCCAGCTCCTCGCCAATCTCCAGCGCCAGCACCACTCCTGCAGGCGCCAGATGCGTGAGCGTTGTCAGCGCGGTTTTGCCGCTGTCAACGATGAACACCTGGGGATCGGCATAGCGCCGCTCTCTGGCTCCGCTGTAGTCCAGCCCGCGCAGCTGTTCGATACGCGCGATGTTGCGCCGGGCGATCACGTTGGCGGGGCTGAGCTGCAACGCGTTGTTGTAGGCTTCCAACGCCTGGTCGTACTGGCCGAGTTCGAGATAGGCCTTGCCCAGGCGATTGTAGGCTTCGGCGTCGGCGCCGAACTCGATCAGCCGCAGGTTGGTTTCAACGGCGGCCTGCCACTGGTTGGCCGCCGCCTGTTCAATGGCCCGTTCCACGAGCCGCTTCTGCTGACGCATCCGTTCGTCTTGCTTGGTCAAGCCTGTGCTCCCTTATGCTTGGTGCGCGCCGGAGGCTGCTGGGCCGTGCTGCACGGCCGGTGCTCCCAGGCGCGCCGCGTTAGTGTGCGTAGCCTGTCTGCAGGGGAATGATCTCGGGCGTGTGGGCGCGCGGCTGGGTGGTGACGGGCTTGCCCTCCAGCTCGCCGCTGAGCGACCAGGGGCTGGTGCGGGTGATGCGCACGCGTGCCAGCTTGCCGGTCCAGTCGGCATCATCCGGGAAGAAGACCAGCCGGTTGCGCGGATCGCGACCGCGCCACATGCCCTTGACCCGCTCCTCCACCAGCACTTCGACCGTCCGACCGAGATATTTGGCGTTTTCTTCGGTAGCGATGCTCTGCTGGAGGCGCTCCAGCTCGATGCGCCGCTGCTGCTTCTTCCAGTAGGGCACGGCGAGCGTCTCATCCTGCTCCATGGCCGCGGCCTTGGTGCCCGGGCGGGGCGAGAAGGCGGCGATATGCACCTTGCCGAAGCGCAGCTCACGCACCAGATCGAGCGTGCCTTGGAAGTGTTCGTCGGTTTCGCCCGGATGCCCGACGATGATGTCGGTGGTGATCGACACATCCGGGATGGTCGCGCGGATGCGCGCGATAAGATCTTTATAGCGCTCGACGGTATAGCCGCGCTTCATCAGCTTCAGGATCGCGTTGTGGCCGGCCTGCACCGGCAGGTTGATCTCGGGCATGCACTTGGGTAGCCGCGCCACGGTCTCGATCAGCTTCTGGGTCATCCAGGCCGGGTGCGAGGTCAGGAAGCGCAGCCGCAGCAGGCCGGGAATCTCGTGCACTGCTGCGAGCAGATCGGCCAGATCGGGCCGATCGGGCAGGTCGTGGCCGTAGGAGTCGACGATCTGGCCCAGCAGCGTGATCTCCTTGGCGCCGCGTGCCACAACGCGCCGGCACTCTTCGACGATCTCGGCCAGTGGACGCGAGCGCTCTTTGCCGCGGCGCAGCGGGATCACGCAGTAGGAGCAGCTCATGTTGCAGCCATAGATGATCGGCACATGCACCGAAACTGGCGGATGCGCAGGATCGGCGATCGGCAGCACCGGCTCGTCAAAGGTGTAGATCGGGTTGGGCACGCGCGCCACGACTTCATCCACCGCGCTGGGCGAGACGAAGTGATCAACCATCGGCAGCTTATCTTTGAAGATCGACTCGTTGTTGGGCCCGACCATGCAGCCCCACAAGACGATCGTCGTGCCGGGTTTCTCCTTTTTGAGCCGCGCCAGCGAGCCGAGCTTGCCCAGCACGCGCTCTTCGGCGCTGGCGCGCACGCTGCACGAGTTGAGCACGATGAAATCGGCATCCTCGGCGCGCTCCACCGGTGAGTAGCCGACGCGTTGCAGCGCCGCTTCGAGGCGCTCCGAGTCGGCCATATTCATCTGGCAGCCGACCGTCCAGATATGGTATGTGCGCATTGCTCTTCCCATCCCAGGCGCGCCCAACCGCGGTCGCGGCGGACCGCCACCGTCTGCTCACACGTTGCTCTCGCTTCGCAAGCGTCTATTATAGCATAGCCACGCGCAGCGTGGGCGCTTTTGGCGTGCTTCTTGCAACGCAGAGTAGCGACCTATGCAACGGAGGAGAGCTATGGCATCGCTTCCCGCGCCGCTGGAGACGCTGAAGAAGGTGTTGCAGGGCCGTGGGCTGGTCGGGCATCCGCTGCATGTCGCGCTCAACCATGTGCCGCTGGGTCTGTGGGAGGGCGCGGTGGTCTTCGACCTGCTGGCGCAGCGTCGGCGCTCTACGGCTTTCAGCCAGGCCGGCTACTACCTCAACCTGTGGGCCGTGGCCATGGCGCTGCCGACCGCGCTGACAGGGCTGGCCGAGTGGCTGGATCTTCCCCGCGATCATCCGGCCTGGAAGACGGCCACGGCGCACGGTGTGCTCAACGATCTGGCGCTGAACATCGGCCTCTACAACTGGCTGTCGCGGCGCTCGCGGCACGGCTTCATGCCCGATCGGACGAATCTGTGGCTCGATGGCGCGCTGCTAGCGATCCTGGGGTTGTCGGGCTACCTGGGCGGCGTGGTGGCGCACGAGTACGGCTATGGGACGCACCGCCAGGGTGCGGCCGTCGCGATGCAAGCGCACTCGCTGGTCGGTCTGCCGCCGGAGGGGCGCACCCCTGCCGAGCAGGCCGCTGCAGCGATCGAAGCAGCGTCGGGCACAGCTCAGGAGCGCAGCGGCAGCGGCATCTGAGCGCGGTGCCATGCAGGCGTTGACAGCCGGTGGCAGGACGTGTAGAGTTAGCGCGTCGTCGCTGTGCATGATGCCCAGGAACGAAGCGCTATGTCTTCTCGCAAGCTACAGCCGGGCCGGGCCGCTCTGGGGGGCGCTGCTGCCGTGCCCGCGCCGCGGTTCGTCGCCGCGCTGGACCACCAGGCCACGGCCTGGACGCGCCTGGATCGCTGGATCGTCGTCGGCGTGATGCTGATCGGGCTGCTGCTGTATCTGGTGCGCCTCGGTCAGCCGCCGCAGTACATCTACGACGAGGTCTATCACGCCTATACCGCCGCGCGCCTGGCGGAGGGCAAGCGTGATCCCTACATGTTCAACACCAGCGTGCCGCAGGAGGATCGCGCCCGCTTTCCGGTAGCCTACGAGTGGTCGCATCCGGC includes:
- a CDS encoding tetratricopeptide repeat protein codes for the protein MTKQDERMRQQKRLVERAIEQAAANQWQAAVETNLRLIEFGADAEAYNRLGKAYLELGQYDQALEAYNNALQLSPANVIARRNIARIEQLRGLDYSGARERRYADPQVFIVDSGKTALTTLTHLAPAGVVLALEIGEELEIDIEEQEVFLRDSTGARVGQLEPLLARRLIELIERGNRYAAVVASVEPGTVKVLIREVYQDPEQRHLVSFPGRLGGDIAHFRTYRGEGAARFDLEVDELQEEEEEELLEEELVEEGEDDFFRGGSEEEEVGLEALESEISTDEEEEEV
- a CDS encoding DUF2231 domain-containing protein → MASLPAPLETLKKVLQGRGLVGHPLHVALNHVPLGLWEGAVVFDLLAQRRRSTAFSQAGYYLNLWAVAMALPTALTGLAEWLDLPRDHPAWKTATAHGVLNDLALNIGLYNWLSRRSRHGFMPDRTNLWLDGALLAILGLSGYLGGVVAHEYGYGTHRQGAAVAMQAHSLVGLPPEGRTPAEQAAAAIEAASGTAQERSGSGI
- the miaB gene encoding tRNA (N6-isopentenyl adenosine(37)-C2)-methylthiotransferase MiaB encodes the protein MRTYHIWTVGCQMNMADSERLEAALQRVGYSPVERAEDADFIVLNSCSVRASAEERVLGKLGSLARLKKEKPGTTIVLWGCMVGPNNESIFKDKLPMVDHFVSPSAVDEVVARVPNPIYTFDEPVLPIADPAHPPVSVHVPIIYGCNMSCSYCVIPLRRGKERSRPLAEIVEECRRVVARGAKEITLLGQIVDSYGHDLPDRPDLADLLAAVHEIPGLLRLRFLTSHPAWMTQKLIETVARLPKCMPEINLPVQAGHNAILKLMKRGYTVERYKDLIARIRATIPDVSITTDIIVGHPGETDEHFQGTLDLVRELRFGKVHIAAFSPRPGTKAAAMEQDETLAVPYWKKQQRRIELERLQQSIATEENAKYLGRTVEVLVEERVKGMWRGRDPRNRLVFFPDDADWTGKLARVRITRTSPWSLSGELEGKPVTTQPRAHTPEIIPLQTGYAH